The nucleotide sequence CCGACCACCCGCAGGAGAGGACATGCCGCTGACACCCGCGGACGTGCGTAACAAGCAGTTCAATACCACGCGCCTCCGCCCCGGATACGACGAGGAAGAGGTGGACTCTTTCCTCGACGAGGTCGAGGCGGAACTCGATCGACTCATCACGGAGAACGACGAGCTACGCCGTCGCCTCGCTGAAGTTACTGGCGACCAGTCCTACCTGTCGGGTCCGCTCACCCAACAACAAGGTGCAGCGGCTTACCAGCAGGGTCAGCGTCAAGGGGGACAACACAGCCAGGTAGGCAGCAACGGCGCCGGCCCCGGCGTCGAGCACGCCTCGACCAACGGTCAGCCTGGGCACGTCCCCGAGCCGATCCAGCAGGTGCCGCAGCCGCGGGGGGGACCGGACCAGCAGGGACCAGGACCGCAGCACAACCCGCAGCACGGCGGCGCGCCGATGCAGCAGGCGCCGGTCGAGGCGCCTTACCCGGTCGCCGAGGCCGTGCAGCCCGCCCCGGAGGAGGTGCCGGCGGTCGCGAGCAACGACAGCTACTCGGCCGTGGCCGGCACGCACGCTGCTGCTCCCGGCACGAACAGCCTGGCCAGCGGCCTGATGGCGGCCGCCGGCGGCGGCCAGGTGCCGGACTCGGCAGCGCGACTGCTCGCCCTGGCGCAGCAGGTGCACGACGAGCACGTGGCGACCGCACAGCAGAAGACGGACGAGGTGCTGCGCAAGGCGCGGGCGGAGGCCGACAAGATCGTGTCCGACGCACGTCGCCGGGCCGAGGACCTCGACCGCGACTCGCAGGAGAAGCACCGGGCTGCGATGGGCTCGCTCATCACCGAGCGGGAGAAGCTCGAGCAGCGCATCGAGGTGCTTCGTACCTTCGAGCGGGAGTACCGCAGCCGGCTGAAGTCGTACCTGACCGGGGAGCTGGAGAAGCTGGAGAAGACCGCTTCGCACGCTCCGCCGCGGATGGGCGAGTAACCGGAAAGATCGGACGAGCCGACGTCGAGGGGTCTCGTGGTGCGCGTCAGTGCTGCGCAGGACCCTGGACGCGGGATCTCGTCGTGCACTGAGCCAACGGTGGCAGCGGCAGGAGTCGGGGCATGATCGCGATCAGCGGCGTACTCGTGATCGTCGCGATCGGCCTGCTCGTCACCGGGGTGCTGTTGACGTCGGACATCTATCTGTGGTTCATCGTCGCCTCCATCGTGGTGAGCCTGGCCTCGGCCGTCTGTCTGGTGGTCGGTGTGTTCATCGGCCGAGGCCACGGTCCCACCCGGGGGCGTGCGGCGAAGGGCTCGAGCAAGGCGGCGAGCAGCAAGGAGAAACGCAAGGGCAGCGGTAAGTCGGCGGCGAAGCGGCCGGCGGGTGCGAAGAAGGCGGAGGCGCCGGCCGCGGCGGACGAGTCCGGCGAGGTGGTCGTCGTGCCCGGCCGGTTGCGGTACCATCTGGCGTCCTGTCGCCAGGTGGCCGGCCGCGAGACCGAGGCGAGGACCGTAGGGGAGGCCCGCGGCGAGGGCTACGCGGCCTGCACCGCCTGCCGCCCGGACTCGGTGCTCGCCGCCCGCGCCGAAGCCGCCGAGTCGGCATCCGACGACGCGGAAGCGGACGCCGACACCGAACCGGCCGAGGACGACTCGGCCGCCGAACCCGCCGCGGAGGACGACGACGGGGAACCGGTAGCGGTCGCGACCACGCGCGTGCTGGTCGTCGAGGGCCAGCGCCGTTACCACCTGGCCACCTGCCAGGTGATCGAAGACGCCAAGGAAGACGCCGCCGAGACGACCGAGCACACGGTCACCGAAGCCCGCGAAGACGGCCTAACCCCCTGCACCGTCTGCGGCGCACCCACCGAGGACTGACCCACCCGTCTGTCAGAGCTTGCGTAGCCAGGTGGTCAGGCCGAGCGTCTCGTCACGGTTGTGGTGGCCGTCGGGGGCGGAGCCGTCGTGTTCGGTGCTGGTTTCGGCCAGCACCTCCTGCGCTACGGCCGTCGCGGCGTTGCGCAGGGCTTGCTGGAGGTCGGCGTCGTCCGCCTGCCAGACGAGGGCGATCCGGTCCGAGACCTCGAAGCCCGCAGCCTTCCGCGCCTCCTGGATCGCCCGTACCGACTCGCGCACGAGCCCGGCGCGGCGTAGCTGCGGGGTGATCTCCAGGTCGAGCGCGACCGTGCAGCCGTGCTCGCTGGCGACGGCCCAGCCGGCCCGCGGTGCCTCGGTGACGATCAGGTCGTCGACGTCGAGCTGAACCTGCTCGCCGTCGACCGGTACGGTCGCCGCGCCGGAGCGGGACGCCGCCACCAAGCCGGCCGGGTCCGCGGCGCTGATCGCGTAAGCGACCCGCGGGGTCTGCTTGCCGAACCGTCGGCCGAGCGTACGGAAGTTCGGCTTGACGAGGTAATCCACCAGCTCCGCCTGCTGGTCGCCGAGGCTCTGCACCTCGGCGACGTTGAGCTCCGCGGCGACCTCCGCCCGCAGCGGCTCCGGCAGGTCGGCCCATCCCGGCCCGCTGACCAGCGCCCGGCCGAGCGGCTGCCTGGTACGTACCCCGGAGCTGGACCGGGTCGACCGGCCGAGCTCGACCAGCCGCCGGACCAGCGCCATCTGCGCGGACAGCTGCTCGTCGACGAGCTCCTGCCGCGGTGCCGGCCAGCTCGCCAGGTGGACGGAGTCCGCCGCGTCGGTACGGTCTCCGCGCAGCGCCTCCCACACCTGGTCGGTGATGAACGGCACGAACGGCGCGAGCAGCCGGGTGACCGTCTCCACGCACTCGTACAGCGTCGCGAACGCCGAGGCGCACTCCGGGCTGCTGAAGCCCTGCCAGAACCGCCGACGGGAACGGCGCACGTACCAGTTGGAGAGGTCGTCGACGAACTCGGTCAGCCGCCGGCCCGCCCGCACCGAGTCGAACTCGGCCAGCGCGGCCGTCACCTCGTCGACGGTGCGGTACAGCTCGCTGAGCGCCCACCGGTCGAGTAGCGGCCGGTCGGCCGGCGCCGACGCGTCCGCCGCGAGCTCGGGCGTCCAGGCCCGGCCGTCCGGTCCGTCCGCGGCGGCGTTCGCGTACAGCACGAGGAACGAGGCGGTGTTCCAGTACGTGAGCAGCACCCGCCGCACCACGTCGTCGATCAGCTCGTGCCCGACCCGCCGGGTCGACCAGGGGTTGCCGACGCACAGCATTAGCCAGCGCAGCCCGTCCGCGCCGTGCTGCTCCATCAGCGTCATCGGGTCGAGGACGTTGCCGAGGTGCTTGCTCATCTTCCGGCCCTCGGCGTCCACGATGTGCCCGAGGCAGAGCACGGTCTGGTACGACGACTTGTCGAACACCAGCGTGCCGACCGCCATCAGGCTGTAGAACCAGCCGCGGGTCTGGTCGATGGCCTCGCAGATGTAGTTCGCCGGGTACGTGCGGTCGAGGTCGGTGTCGCTGCCCGGCAGGTGCGGGTAGCCCCACTGGGCGAACGCCATCGAGCCGGAGTCGTACCACGCGTCGATCACCTGCGGCACCCGCGTGGCCGTCTCGCCGCACTGCGGGCAGGCGAACGTGACCTCGTCGATGTACGGCCGGTGCGGGTCCAGGTCGGTGAGGTCGCGGCCGACCAGCTCGCCCAGCTCGGCCCTGGACGCGACGCAGGTGAGGTGCTCGCCCCGGCAGGTCCAGATCGGCAGCGGGGTGCCCCAGTACCTGTCCCGCGACAGCGCCCAGTCGACGTTGTTGCGCAGCCACTCGCCGTACCTGCCGTGCTTGATGCTGTCCGGGTGCCAGTCGGTCAGCTCGTTCTCGGCGAGCAGTCGGTCCTTGACGGCCGTGGTGCGGATGTACCAGGCGGGCAGCGCGTAGTAGATCAGCGCCGTGTGGCAGCGCCAGCAGTGCGGGTACGAGTGGTCGTACGGCTCCTCCTTGAACAGCGCGCCGGCCTCGCGCAGCGCCTGCAGCAAGGTGGCGTCGGCCTCCTTGAAGTACATGCCACCGACGAGCGGCACGTGGGGCAGGAACCTGGCGGTCAGGTCGATCGGGTTGACCACGGGGATCCCGTACGCCCGGCAGAGCGCGAAGTCGTCGGCGCCGAACGACGGCGAGCAGTGCACCAGGCCGGTGGTGCCCTCCTCGGCGGTGACGAAGTCACCGACCGCGACGAAGTGCGCGTTCGGCACCTCGAACAGGTCGAGCGGCCTGCGGTACGCGCTGCGCTCCAGCTCCGCGCCGGTGTACGTCTCCACGACCTCCCAGTCCTCGCCGAGCAGGCTGGGCACGAGCGACTCTGCGACCAGCACCGGGCGCTGGCCGGTGTCCGCCTTGGGACGGGCAACCGCGTAGCTCAGCTCCGGGTCCACCGCGACCAGGGCGTTGCTCACCAGCGTCCACGGCGTGGTGGTCCAGATCAGCAGGTCGACGGCGTCCGCGCCGTGCCTGTCGGCGACCGGGCCGGACAGCAGCGGGAACCGCACGGTGATCCCGGGGTCGGTGACCTGCTGGTAGACGCCTGGCTGGCCGAGCTCGTGGTCCGACAGCCCGGTGCCGCAGCGCGGGCAGTACGGCGTGATGCGGAAGTCCTTCTCCAGCAGCCCCCGGTCGAAGATCTGCTTCAGCGACCACCAGACGCTCTCCACGTACGAGACGTCCATCGTGCGGTACGGGTCGGACAGGTCCGTCCAGTACGCCATCCTGGTGGTCAGCTGCTCCCACGAGTCCACGTGCCGCAGCACGGACTCCCGGCACTTCGCGTTGAACTCGGCGATGCCGTACCGCTCGATGTCCGGCTTGCCGGAGAAGCCGAGCTCCCGCTCCACGGCGATCTCGACCGGTAGCCCGTGGCAGTCCCAGCCGGCCTTCCTCGGGACGTGGTAGCCCTGCATGGTCTTGAACCGCGGGTACAGGTCCTTGAACGCGCGCGCTTCCACGTGGTGGACGCCGGGCAGGCCGTTGGCGGTCGGCGGGCCCTCGTTGAACACCCACCGCGTCCCGTCCGCGGTCTGCTCGAGCGACCGCTCGAAGATCCGCCGCTTCTCCCACCGCTCGAGCACCTCGTGCTCGATTGCGGGCAGGTCGACCTGTGTCGGCAGCGGGCGGAAGTGCTGCGTTCCCATCGAGGTGGCCTCCGGGACGTCGTACGTGGGCGGATCAGTACGAAGGGACGACGTGCCCGGTTCGGCCCGGGTGCCGCGGTACCACCCTTCTTGATCCACGACCGGGGCCGGGATCCACCTCAATTCTGGCGCCGGTTCTACTCTGGACCTACCGAAATGTCCGATAGTTTCGTTTCTTCCGGCTGCTCCGGAGTGATGGTCGGCGGTGTGCTCGCCCTCGGGCTCCCACCGTCCCCGAGTCGCTCTGGGCTGCCTGCACCGGACCTTGTCCCCATCGATGCAGGTGACAGGGTAGCGCGCGGAGCAGGCGGCCGGACACCCGGTTTCCGGTCCACCGGGCCGTTGGGCGTGCAGATCCCGTCGATCGGCCGTTCGGCGCGGTACATTGTCGCAACCTTGTCGGCCACTTACCATGCGGCCAGCGCAGGGCGCCTGTGTGTGTGGTACGAGCCAGGGTGGAGGGGACCTGCATGGCGCGGAAGAACACGAAGGCCGCGACGTCAACCAAGTCAGGCGGCCGGACGGCGGCGAGCGCGCGCTCATCGGCCGCCTCGACCGGCGTCTCCGCCAAACCAGCTGCCGCGAAACAGGCAGCCGCGAAGAAGGCCGCTCCACCTGCGAAGAAGGCGGCGGCGAAGAAGGCTGCGCCGCCTGCGAAGAAGGCTGCGGCGAAGAAGCAGGCACCGGCCAAGAAGGCGGCGGCGAAGAAGGCCGCTCCACCTGCGAAGAAGGCGGCGGCGAAGAAGGCGGCGCCGCCTGCGAAGAAGGCTGCGGCGAAGAAGCAGGCACCGGCCAAGAAGATCGCTGCCAAGCAGGCGCCGGCCAAGAGGACTGCTGCCAAGGAGGCGCCGGCGAAGAAGGCGGCTCCGGCCAAGGCGACGGCGAAGAAGGCTGCGCCGCCTGCGAAGAAGGCGGCGGCCAAGAAGGCGCAAGCGAAGAAGGCGCAAGCGAAGAAGGCGGCGGCCAAGAAGGCGCAAGCGAAGAAGAAGGCGCCAGCGAAGAAGCAGGCGCCAGCCAAGAAGACCGCGGCGAAGAAGGCCGCACCCGCCAAGAAGGCGATGGCCGCGGCCAAGGCGGCGCCGGCCGAGCCGGCCGCTGAGAAGGCGGCGCCCGCGAAGAAGGCGCCGGCCAAGAAGGCGGGCCCGGCGCCGGATCGGGTGTCGGGGTTCTCCGCCGCGGAGTTGGCTGAGATCCGGCGGCGGTTGGCGGCGGAGAGCGAGGCGCTGACCGGTGAGGTCAGCAAGGCCGAGTCCGAGCTTGCCGACCGGTTGCGGGATGGTGGCGACAGCGTCGGGGAGGACCAGGCGGACCAGGGCAGCAAGGCGTCCGAGCGGGAGCACGAGATCTCGCTGGCGAACAATGCGCGCGACCTGATCGCGCAGAACGAGCGGGCCATCCAGCGCATCGACGTCGGGGAGTACGGGGTCTGCGAGAGCTGCGGCGGCCCGATCGGCAAGGAGCGGCTGCGGGTGTTCCCGCGCGCCACGTTGTGTGTCGCCTGCAAGCAGCGCGAGGAGCGCCGGTAGCCTGGAGGCCGAGCGTGGGCGGCGACTGTTGCCGGCGACGTCTTGCACGCGCAGACACGACCTGGCCGCGAGCCGCCGCCGCGGCGGAACCTGGGAGCGGGCCACATCGGGCCGCAGCGTGGAGGTCGAGCTGACTGCTGAGGAGACGCCGGGACGTGGAGCCGGCCACAGCAGGCCGCAGCGTGGAGGTCGAGCTGACTGCTGAGGAGACGCCGGGACGTGGAGCCGGCCGGAGCGTGGAGGTCGAGCTGACTGCTGAGGAAGCGCCGGGGGCGCAACGTCCGCGGCGTACCGCCGTACTTGCGATCGTGGCGGTCGTCGCGTACGGGATCGACCTGCTGACCAAGGTGATCGTGGTCGCCGAGCTGGAAGGCGCCCCGAGCATCGAGCTGCTCGGCGGGCTGCTGACGCTGCGCGTGATCAGGAACCCGGGCGCCGCGTTCGGCATCGCCGGTGGCTTCACCATCGTGCTTTCG is from Streptosporangiales bacterium and encodes:
- a CDS encoding DivIVA domain-containing protein, yielding MPLTPADVRNKQFNTTRLRPGYDEEEVDSFLDEVEAELDRLITENDELRRRLAEVTGDQSYLSGPLTQQQGAAAYQQGQRQGGQHSQVGSNGAGPGVEHASTNGQPGHVPEPIQQVPQPRGGPDQQGPGPQHNPQHGGAPMQQAPVEAPYPVAEAVQPAPEEVPAVASNDSYSAVAGTHAAAPGTNSLASGLMAAAGGGQVPDSAARLLALAQQVHDEHVATAQQKTDEVLRKARAEADKIVSDARRRAEDLDRDSQEKHRAAMGSLITEREKLEQRIEVLRTFEREYRSRLKSYLTGELEKLEKTASHAPPRMGE
- a CDS encoding isoleucine--tRNA ligase: MGTQHFRPLPTQVDLPAIEHEVLERWEKRRIFERSLEQTADGTRWVFNEGPPTANGLPGVHHVEARAFKDLYPRFKTMQGYHVPRKAGWDCHGLPVEIAVERELGFSGKPDIERYGIAEFNAKCRESVLRHVDSWEQLTTRMAYWTDLSDPYRTMDVSYVESVWWSLKQIFDRGLLEKDFRITPYCPRCGTGLSDHELGQPGVYQQVTDPGITVRFPLLSGPVADRHGADAVDLLIWTTTPWTLVSNALVAVDPELSYAVARPKADTGQRPVLVAESLVPSLLGEDWEVVETYTGAELERSAYRRPLDLFEVPNAHFVAVGDFVTAEEGTTGLVHCSPSFGADDFALCRAYGIPVVNPIDLTARFLPHVPLVGGMYFKEADATLLQALREAGALFKEEPYDHSYPHCWRCHTALIYYALPAWYIRTTAVKDRLLAENELTDWHPDSIKHGRYGEWLRNNVDWALSRDRYWGTPLPIWTCRGEHLTCVASRAELGELVGRDLTDLDPHRPYIDEVTFACPQCGETATRVPQVIDAWYDSGSMAFAQWGYPHLPGSDTDLDRTYPANYICEAIDQTRGWFYSLMAVGTLVFDKSSYQTVLCLGHIVDAEGRKMSKHLGNVLDPMTLMEQHGADGLRWLMLCVGNPWSTRRVGHELIDDVVRRVLLTYWNTASFLVLYANAAADGPDGRAWTPELAADASAPADRPLLDRWALSELYRTVDEVTAALAEFDSVRAGRRLTEFVDDLSNWYVRRSRRRFWQGFSSPECASAFATLYECVETVTRLLAPFVPFITDQVWEALRGDRTDAADSVHLASWPAPRQELVDEQLSAQMALVRRLVELGRSTRSSSGVRTRQPLGRALVSGPGWADLPEPLRAEVAAELNVAEVQSLGDQQAELVDYLVKPNFRTLGRRFGKQTPRVAYAISAADPAGLVAASRSGAATVPVDGEQVQLDVDDLIVTEAPRAGWAVASEHGCTVALDLEITPQLRRAGLVRESVRAIQEARKAAGFEVSDRIALVWQADDADLQQALRNAATAVAQEVLAETSTEHDGSAPDGHHNRDETLGLTTWLRKL
- a CDS encoding signal peptidase II; this translates as MLRRRRDVEPATAGRSVEVELTAEETPGRGAGRSVEVELTAEEAPGAQRPRRTAVLAIVAVVAYGIDLLTKVIVVAELEGAPSIELLGGLLTLRVIRNPGAAFGIAGGFTIVLSLIMAAVIVVIVRAARRLRSLGWAVALGLILGGALGNLTDRLLRAPGPLAGHVVDWIEVPYWPVFNLADSAIVCGGLLAVVLAFRGIGLDGHRATKRTDEQLAADSGEGGRE